CTCGCCGCTCGGCCGCCCTCACGCCCCGAACAAGTCCTGTTGTCCGTTTCCCGCGGCCGGCGCCTGCGGCGGGGTCAGTCCCAGGTGCGCCCAGGCGGCGGGGGTGGCGATCCGGCCGCGCGGGGTGCGGGCGAGCAGGCCCTCGCGGACCAGGAACGGCTCGGCGACCTCCTCCACGGTCTCCCGCTCCTCCCCCACCGCGACGGCCAGGGTGGACAGGCCCACCGGCCCGCCGCCGAACAGCTTCAGCAGGGCCTGGAGGACGGCGCGGTCCAGCCGGTCCAGGCCGCGCTCGTCGACCTCGTAGACGGCGAGCGCGGCGGCGGCGATGTCCCGGGTGATCAGCCCGTCGGCCTTGACCTGCGCGTAGTCGCGGACGCGGCGCAGCAGGCGGTTGGCGATGCGGGGCGTGCCCCGGGAACGGCCGGCGATCTCGGCGGCGCCGTCCGGTTCGATCCCGACGTCCAGCAGGCTCGCCGAGCGGTGCACCACGCGCTCCAGCTCGTGCGGGGAGTAGAACTCCATGTGCGCGGTGAAGCCGAAGCGGTCGCGCAGCGGCGGCGGCAGCAGGCCCGCCCGCGTGGTGGCGCCGACCAGGGTGAACGGCGGCAGCTCCAGCGGGATCGCGGTGGCGCCGGGGCCCTTGCCCACGATGACGTCGACGCGGAAGTCCTCCATCGCCATGTACAGCATCTCCTCGGCGGGCCGGGACATGCGGTGGATCTCGTCGAGGAAGAGCACCTCACCCTCCTGGAGCGAGGACAGGATCGAGGCGAGGTCGCCGGCGTGCTGGATGGCGGGGCCGGAGGTGATGCGGATGGGGGCGCCCATCTCCGCCGCGATGATCATCGACAGGGTGGTCTTGCCGAGGCCGGGCGCGCCGGAGAGCAGCACGTGGTCCGCGGTGGCGCCCCGCGCGCGTGCGGCGCGCAGCACCAGGTCGAGCTGTTCGCGGACCTTCTCCTGGCCGATGAACTCGCCGAGGTCCTTGGGGCGCAGGGCGGCCTCGACGGCCTGGTCCTCCCGGTCGGCGGACGCACCGACGAGCCGCTCCTCGGCGGGGGTACCGGTGGTGTCGTCCCAGTTCACGAAGTTCTCCTAGCGGGTGGCGCAGGTCAGCGGGCGCGGTTCAGGGTCTGCAGGGCGGCCTTCAGCAGCGGGCCCACCTGCGGGGTGCCGGCCGCCGCCTCGGCCTGGGGCGCCACGGCGGCCACCGCCTCGTCGGCCTCGCGGGTGGCGTAGCCGAGACCGATCAGGGCCGCGTGCAGCTGGTCGCGCCAGCCCTGGCCGGCGGGCGCGCCGACGGCCGGGGCGCCGACGGGCTCGCCGAGCCGGTCCTTCAGCTCCAGCAGCAGCTTCTGGGCGCCCTTCTTTCCGATGCCGGGGACGGCGGTGAGCGCCTTCTCGTCACCGGTGGCGACCGCGCGGCGCAGCGCGTCCGGGGTGTGCACGGCGAGCATGGCCTGGGCGAGGCGCGGGCCGACGCCGCTCGCGGTCTGCAGCAGCTCGAAGACCTGGCGTTCGTCGTCGTCCGCGAAGCCGTACAGGGTGAGCGAGTCCTCGCGGACGACGAGGGAGGTGTGCAGCCGGGCGGGCCGGCCCACGCGCAGTGCCGACAGGGTGTTCGGCGTGCACTGGACGGCCATGCCGACGCCCCCGACCTCGACGACGGCGGCATCCGGGGCGAGCGCGGCGACCGTGCCGCTGACGAAGGCGATCATGCCGTGGGGCCTTTCGTTGCGTGGACTGTGTGCCGGGCCACTGCCTGCTGGAGCCGGCTCTGGGCGGGGGCCCGCCAGATGTGGCAGATGGCGAGCGCGAGGGCGTCGGCGGCGTCGGCGGGCTTCGGGGGCGCGGCCAGCCGCAGCAGGCGGGTGACCATGGCGCCCACCTGGGCCTTCTCGGCGCGTCCGGAGCCGGTGACGGCGGCCTTGACCTCGCTGGGGGTGTGCAGGGCGACCGGGATGCCGCGCCGGGCGGCGCACAGCATGGCCACGGCGCTGGCCTGGGCGGTGCCCATGACCGTGCGCACGTTGTGCTGGCTGAAGACGCGCTCCACGGCGACGAACTCGGGCCGGTGCTCGTCCAGCCATTCCTCGATGCCCCGCTCGACGGCGAGCAGCCGGTGGCTGAGGTCGGCGTCGGCCGGGGTGCGGACGACACCGACGCCGAGCATGGTCAGCGGGCGGCCCGCGACGCCCTCGACCACGCCGATCCCGCACCGGGTCAGGCCGGGGTCCACCCCCAGAACACGCACGCGCACCGCTCCCTTCGGTCACCCGATCGCATGTTTGTGCAGGCTATCGGGTGCCACTGACAACGCCGTACAACGCGACGGGCCGACGGGAGTGTCCCGTCGGCCCGGTCGTCAGCCGTACGCGTTACGCGTCGACCTTCTCCATGATCTCGTCGCTCACGTCGAAGTTGGCGAAGACGTTCTGCACGTCGTCGCTGTCCTCCAGCGCGTCGATGAGCTTGAAGATCTTCTTGGCGCCCTCCTCGTCCAGCTCGACCTGCATGGTCGGGACGAAGTTGGCCTCGGCCGACTCGTAGTCGATGCCGGCGTCCTGAAGAGCGGTGCGGACCGCGACGAGGTCGGTCGGCTCGCTGAGGACCTCGAAGGTCTCACCGAGGTCGTTGACCTCCTCGGCACCGGCGTCCAGCACCGCGCCGAGCACGTCGTCCTCGGTCAGCTCGCCCTTGGGGACGATCACGACGCCCTTGCGGTTGAACAGGTACGACACCGAGCCCGGGTCGGCCATGGAGCCGCCGTTGCGGGTCATGGCGACGCGGACCTCGGAGGCGGCGCGGTTGCGGTTGTCGGTGAGGCACTCGATGAGCACCGCGACACCGTTCGGACCGTAGCCCTCGTACATGATCGTCTCGTAGTCGGCGCCGCCGGCCTCCAGGCCCGCGCCGCGCTTGACCGCGGAGTCGATGTTCTTGTTCGGGACCGACGACTTCTTCGCCTTCTGGATGGCGTCGTACAGCGTCGGGTTGCCCTCGGGGTCCGCGCCGCCCATGCGCGCCGCGACCTCGATGTTCTTGATCAGCTTCGCGAAGAGCTTGCCGCGCTTGGCGTCGATCACGGCCTTCTTGTGCTTCGTCGTGGCCCATTTAGAGTGGCCGGACATCTGCCTGTCTCCTTCGCGTAACCCATCCTGTACGAACGCCCCTCGGTCGCAAGGCCGGGGGGACCCCCGGAGATCCTACAAGGACTCCGCCGCCCGGTCGCCGCGCACCATGTCGACGAACAGCGAGTGCACACGGTGGTCGCCGGTCAGCTCCGGGTGGAAGGAGGTGGCGAGCGCGTTGCCCTGGCGGACGGCGACGATGTGGCCGTCGTGCTCGGCGAGCACCTCGGCCCCGGCGCCGACGGACTCCACCCAGGGGGCGCGGATGAAGACGCCCTCCACGGGGTCGCCCGTGATGCCCTTGACGTCGACCGATGCCTCGAACGACTCGTTCTGCCGGCCGAAGGCGTTGCGGCGCACGATCATGTCGATGCCGCCGATGGTCTCCTGGCCCGAGCGCGGGTCGAGGATCTTGTCGGCGAGCATGATCAGGCCCGCGCAGGTGCCGTAGACGGGCATGCCGTCGCGCACGCGCGCGCGGAGGGGCTCCATCACGCCGAAGAGGACGGCCAGCTTGGAGATGGTGGTCGACTCGCCGCCGGGCAGGACGAGGCCGTCCACCTCGGCGAGTTCCTCGGGGCGCCGCACCGGCCTGGCCACGGCGTCGGCCGCGGCCAGGGCGATGAGGTGCTCCCGTACGTCGCCCTGGAGGGCCAGGACGCCTATGACAGGAGTGTTCATGGGGTGCCGTTGCCTGTGTGGGTTACCAGCCGCGGTTCGCGTAGCGCTCGGTCTCGGGGAGGGTGTCGCAGTTGATGCCGACCATGGCCTCGCCGAGGTTGCGGGACGCGTCCGCGATGATCTTCGGGTCGTCGTAGAAGGTGGTGGCCTTCACGATGGCGGCGGCGCGCTTGGCCGGGTCGCCGGACTTGAAGATGCCGGAGCCGACGAACACGCCCTCGGCGCCGAGCTGGCGCATCAGGGCCGCGTCGGCCGGGGTGGCCACACCGCCGGCGGAGAACAGCACCACCGGGAGCTTGCCCAGCTCGGCGACCTCCTTGACCAGCTCGTAGGGGGCGCGCAGCTCCTTGGCGGCGGCGTACAGCTCGTGGTTGTCCAGGCCGCGCAGACGGGCGATGTCGCCCTTGATCTGGCGCAGGTGGCGGACGGCCTCGACCACGTTGCCGGTGCCGGCCTCGCCCTTGGAGCGGATCATCGCGGCGCCCTCGGCGATGCGGCGCAGGGCCTCGCCCAGGTTGGTGGCACCGCACACGAACGGGGTGGTGAAGGACCACTTGTCGGAGTGGTTGACCTCGTCGGCCGGGGTGAGCACCTCGGACTCGTCGATGTAGTCCACGCCGAGGGACTGCAGCACCTGGGCCTCGACGAAGTGGCCGATGCGGGACTTGGCCATCACCGGGATGGAGACCGCGTCGATGATGCCCTCGATCATGTCCGGGTCGGACATACGGGCCACGCCGCCGTCCTTGCGGATGTCGGCCGGGACGCGCTCCAGGGCCATGACGGCGACGGCGCCCGCGTCCTCGGCGATCTTCGCCTGCTCCGGCGTGACGACGTCCATGATCACGCCGCCCTTGAGCTGCTCGGCCATGCCGCGCTTCACACGGGCGGTGCCGGTCTCGGGAGCCTGGTTCTCGGTGGTGGACACGGGTGACCTCACTGATGGGAAAGAGGGTTTGTGCTCCCCTGAGGAAACGCGAGCCGGCCAGGCCACAGCAAGGGCCAATGACAAGCCGGTGGCTCCTTTTGTTCACCCGGGCTTCATGAGACCCGCTCGACCAGGGCCGCGGGCGGCTCGTCGTCCATCTCGAAGGCCAGCGGGAAGGGGGCGTGGCCGGCCAGCCGGAACCAGCGGACCTTGCGGTGTTCGCGGAGTCTGCGGGCGGCCCCCACGGCGTCGTTGTGGAACCGGCGGGCCATCGGCACCCGGCGGACGGCCTCGGCCAGTTCACGGGCCGCCGCGTCACCGCCGGGGGCCTCGCGCACCGCCTCCACCTGGGCCGCGTGTTCGAAGACCGCCCGCAGCGCCTGGCTCAGCTCGCTCTCGGCGACCTCCCGCTGCTCCTCCTCGGCCTGCCGGGCCGCGTGCGCGGCCTCGTAGAGCACGATCGAGGCGGCCGGGTCCAGCACGCCGGAGGTCGCCAGCTCCTGGGCCACCGAGGCGCGCCGCAGCAACTGGGCGTCGAGCGCGGCCCGGGCGGCGTCCATCCGCACGTGCAGCCGGTCCAGCCGCCCGGCCGTCCAGCTGAGGTACACGCCGATGGCGACGAGCGCGACGAGGATCCAGATGAGGGTTGCGGTCACGCCCGAAGGCTATCGGCCGCCGCACGGCCCCCTCCAAGCCACCGTGACCGGTGCGAGCCCGCGCTGTCCGGAAACCGGTGCGGGCTCGCACCGGTCCGGTTGTCACGTAGGGGCCGGGCGTCCGGCTGCGGACGCCCGGGTGCCGGATTCGGACGCCCGGGTGCCGGATGCGGGGCGGCTCGTCCCGCTCCCTCCGGTGCCCGGCGGCGCACGGGCCGGGGCGGCGCCTCACCGCCCTCGCCGCGTACTCGGCGCCTCGGGCTTCGCCGCGACTGCGGACGGCCGGACGATCCCGGTGCGCGTCGGCCGCCGGGCCCGTGTGCCCGGGCCCGGCTGGGGGCCGCGGTCCCGCGTACGGCACACCCGCGGGGTCCGGTGCGCCGGTGGGCGTCCGCGGCGTCCGCCGGGGTCGGCGGGGCCGCTGCGGAATCGGCACGGCGGCGGACTCGGCGGCCGTCCCGGTCCCGTACGGCACAGGTCGCACCCGACGCGCGTCGCTCCGGGGGGCTCCGGTCAGGGGCACCGGCTCATGCGCCGCCGGGGCCGGAACCGCGCCCGCCGCCGGACGAACGCGCGACCGGCGCGGCGTCCGCCCGGGGGCAAGCCTGCCCGCGTCAGTCCCGTGCCAGTCCGAAGCGCGCCCGCAGGCCCGTCGCGCGTTCGTCCGTGGCGACCGCCGCCGCGCCCGCCGTCACCGTCTCGTAGACGGACAGGATGTCCGCGCCGACCGTCGACCAGTCGAAGCGCCGTACGTGGGCGCTGCCCCGCGCGCGCAGCTCGGCCAGGCGGGCCGGGTCGCCGAGCAGGCGTACGGCGGCCTCGGCCAGCGCGTCGGCGTCCTCGTTGGCGAACACCTCGCCGGCCTCGCCCTGGTCGAGGACCTGCACGAACGCGTCCAGGTCGGAGGCGAGCACGGGCGCGCCCGCCGACATCGCCTCGACCAGGATGATGCCGAAGCTCTCCCCGCCGGTGTTGGGCGCCACGTACAGGTCGACGCTGCGCAGCAGCCGGGCCTTGTCCTGGTCGCTGATCATGCCGAGGAACTCCACGCGCGGGCGCAGCTCCTCCGGCAGGTCGGCGACGGCCGCCTCCTCGTCGCCCCGGCCGGCCACCAGCAGCCGGGTCTCCGGCCGGGCCGCGAGGATGCCCGGCAGCGCCCGCATCAGGACGGGCAGTCCCTTGCGCGGCTCGTCGATCCGGCCGATGAACCCGATGGTGCCGCCCTGCCACTCGGGCCTGGGCTCGGCCTTGGCGAAGAAGTCCACGTCGACGCCGTTGGGGATGACCACCGCGTCCCCGCCGAGGTGCTCGACCAGCGTGCGCCGGGCGTACTCGCTGACCGCGATCCGCGCGCTGATCTTCTCCAGCGCGGCCTGGAGGATCGCGTAGGCGGCGATCATCGCGCGCGAGCGCGGGTTGGAGGTGTGGAAGGTGGCCACGATCGGGCCGGACGCCGCCCAGCAGGTCAGCAGGCCCAGCGAGGGCGAGGTCGGCTCGTGGATGTGCACCACGTCGAAGGCGCCCTCGTGCAGCCAGCGCCGTACCCGCGCGGCCGACAGGAAGCCGAAGTTCAGCCGGGCCACCGAGCCGTTGTACGGCACCGGGACCGCGCGGCCGGCGGAGACGACGTACGGCGGCAGCGGGGTGTCGTCGTCGGCCGGGGCGAGCACGGAGACGTGGTGGCCGAGGCGGAGGAAGTACTCGGCGAGGTCACGGATATGGAACTGGACGCCACCGGGCACGTCCCAGGAGTACGGGCAGACGATCCCGATTCTCACGAGGGTCCCTTCGCGGGGTCGAGGTCGGCGAGCCACAGGCGCTGGAGCATGTGCCAGTCCTCCGGGTGCTCGGCGATCCCGGCGGCGAAGGCGTCGGCCAGCGCCTGTGTCATGAGGGACGTCTTCTCCGCGCGCGTACCCGACCCGGGTACCTCGATCGGGGGGTGGACCCGGCCCCGCATGACGGGGGAGTCGTCGTACCAGAGGGTGACGGGCAGCAGCAGCGCGCCCGTGTGCTGGGCGAGCAGGGCCGGACCGGCCGGCATGCGGGCCCGCTCCCCGAAGAAGTCGACCTCGACACCGGAGGCGGACAGGTCGCGGTCGGCGACCAGGCAGACCAGCCCGCCGTCGCGCAGCCGCCGGGCCAGGGTGCCGAAGGCCGCTCCGCCGCTGTGCGGCAGCACCTCCATGCCCAGACCTTCGCGGTAGGCCACGAAACGGTCGTAGAGCGACTCCGGCTTCAGCCGCTCGGCGACCGTCGTGAACGGCGTCTGGAGCTTGGTGGTGACCCATGCCCCGGCCAGGTCCCAGTTGGCCAGGTGCGGCAGGGCGAGGACCACGCCCCGGCCGGCGGCCAGCCCCTCGGTCAGATGGTGCAGGTCCTTGGGGACGAAGCCGGCCTTCACCCGCTCGGCGCTCCAGGCCGGCAGCCGGAAGGACTCCATCCAGTACCGCAGGTACGAGCGCATGCCCGCGCGGGACAGCTCCGCGAGCCGCTCCGGGGACGCCCCGGGCACCACGCGCGCGTAGTTGGCCTCCAGGCGCCGTACGCCCTTGCCGCGCCGCTTCCAGGCGGCGTCGGCGATGGTCCGGCCCAGGCGCACGGCGACCGGCTCGGGGAGCTTCTTCACGGTGCTCCAGCCGAGGCCGTACAGCGCGTCGGCGAACCGGTCGGCGGCGCTCACCGCGCGGCCCCGCCGGCCTGACCGGCCGCCGCCTCGGCCTCCGCGGACTCGCGGCGGACGGTGACCACCCGCTGCACCAGGGTGACCAGGCTGCCCGCCGCGACGAGCCACAGCGCGATCGGCAGCAGCCACTGGATGCCCGGCACACCGAACTTGTGCAGGCCCGCGAACCCGGCCGCGACCAGCGAGATCACCAGCCGCTCGGCGCGTTCGACGAGCCCGTTGACGGCGACCGGCAGCCCGATCGACTCGCCGCGCGCCTTGGTGTACGACACCACCTGGCCGCTGGCCAGGCAGAAGATCGACACCGCGCACAGCACGTTGTCGTCACCGCGGCCCGCGTACCACAGCGCGAAACCGCCGAAGATCGCGCCGTCGGCGACCCGGTCCAGGGTGGAGTCCAGGAAGGCGCCCCAGCGGCTGGAGCGGCCCAGCTGGCGGGCCATGTTGCCGTCGACCAGGTCCGAGAAGACGAACAGGGTGATCACGACCGTGCCCCAGAAGAACTCCCCCCTGGGGTAGAAGACCAGCGCCCCCGCGACCACCCCGGCCGTGCCGATGAGGGTCACCGTGTCAGGGCTCACCCCCCGCCGGATGAGAAACGCGGCGAACGGTGTGAGGACACGCGTGAAGAATGCACGCGCGTACTTGTTCAGCATGGCCTTCCCGACGGTCGGTGACGCCGCGGCCCCTGCTGGCCGCCGGCTGGCCCATCGTAGCCACGCGCGCGCGTGGCCGACGGGCGGGCACCCGCGGCCGGTGCCCGGAAGCGGTGCGCACGGCGCCCCACGAGGCGGGCGTGACGGAAACGGACAATGACGCGCACTCTTCGTAGTCCTTCGTATGGACGCAACGTGACGGGAGTGGAAAGCTCGAATAACCGCGGGCGTCGCCGGAGCCGCCAGAGCACGCGGATCCCGCGTGTCCGCGCCCACAGTGACCTCACCGTGCACGGGAGGCAGGATCATGGGCGACAAGGCACAGACACACCACCCCGGAGCCGCCGGCAGGGCTCTCACGGCCGACCGGCCCACCTCCGTACGGAACGTGGTGCTGGTCGGCCACACCGGCTCGGGAAAGACGACCCTGGTGGAGGCCCTCGCGCTGACCGCGGGGGCGGTGAACCGGGCGGGCCGCGTGGAGGACGGCGGCACCGTCTCCGACTACGACGACATCGAGCACCGCCAGCAGCGCTCGGTCCAGCTCTCCCTGGTACCGGTCGAATGGGACGGCATCAAGGTCAACCTGCTCGACACCCCCGGATACGCCGACTTCGTCGGGGAACTGCGGGCCGGGCTGCGCGCCGCGGACGCGGCCCTCTTCGTCGTGTCGGCCTCGGACGGCGTCGACGGCTCCACCCGGATGGTGTGGGAGGAGTGCGCGGCCGTCGGCATGCCCCGCGCGATCGTGATCACCCACCTGGAGGCCGCCCGCGCGAACTTCGAGGAGATGACCCGGATCTGCGCGGAGGCATTCGGCGGCGACGACCCCGACGCCGTGCTGCCGCTGTACCTGCCGCTGCGCGGCCCCGAGGGACCCGACGGGCACGCACCGGTCACCGGGCTGGTCGGCCTGCTGTCGGGGAAGCTGTTCGACTACTCGACCGGGGAACGCAAGGAGTCCGAGCCCGGCGAGGACCAGCTGCCCGGCATCGAGGAGGCCCGCAACCGGCTCATCGAGGGGATCATCGCCGAGAGCGAGGACGAGACCCTCATGGACCGCTACCTGGGCGGCGAGCAGATCGACGTCAAGACCCTGGTCCAGGATCTGGAGCGGGCCGTGGCGCGCGGCTCCTTCCACCCCGTGCTGGCCGCCGCGCCCGCCGCCGAGGGCGCCCGGCAGGGACTCGGCACCGTGGAACTGCTGGAACTGGTCACCGGCGGCTTCCCCACCCCCTTCGAACACCCCATGCCCCGGGTCACCACGATCGACGGCAGGCCGCGCGAGCTGAAACCCTGCGACACCGACGGCCCGCTGGTCGCCGAGGTCGTCAAGACCTCCTCCGACCCCTACGTGGGCCGGCTCTCCCTGGTCCGCGTCTTCTCCGGCACCCTCCGCCCGGACCAGCCGGTGCACGTCTCCGGGCACGGCCTCGCCGACCGCGGCCACGAGGACCACGACGTGGACGAGAAGGTCGGCACCCTGTCCATGCCCTTCGGCAAACAGCAGCGCCCGGTCACCCACGCCGTCGCCGGCGACCTGGTGTGCGTGGCCAAGCTGGGCCGCGCCGAGACCGGCGACACCCTCTCCGCCAAGGACGACCCGCTGCTGATGGAGCCCTGGCAGATGCCCGACCCGCTGCTGCCGGTCGCCATCCGGGCGCACAGCAAGGCCGACGAGGACAAACTCTCCCAGGGCCTGGCCCGGCTCGTCGCCGAGGACCCGACGATGCGCCTGGAACAGAACCAGGACACCCACCAGGTCGTCCTGTGGTGCCTGGGCGAGGCGCACGCCGACGTGGCCCTGGAACGGCTGCGCGGCCGCTACGGCGTCCAGGTCGACGTCATCCCGCACAAGGTCTCCCTCCGGGAGACGTTCGCCACCAAGGCCACCGGGCGGGGCCGGCACGTCAAGCAGTCCGGCGGGCACGGCCAGTACGCCATCTGCGAGATCGAGGTGGAGCCGCTGCCCGGCGGCTCGGGCATCGAGTTCGTGGACAAGGTGGTCGGCGGCGCGGTGCCCCGGCAGTTCATCCCCTCCGTCGAGAAGGGCGTCCGCGCCCAGGCCGCCAAGGGCGTCGCCGCCGGATACCCCCTGATCGACGTCCGGGTGACGCTGGTGGACGGCAAGGCCCACTCGGTGGACTCCTCCGACGCCGCCTTCCAGACGGCGGGCGCGCTCGCCCTGCGCGAGGCCGCCGCGGACGCCCGGATCCACCTGCTGGAACCGGTCGCCGAGGTGACCGTGCTCGTCGGCGACGCCTACGTGGGCGCCGTGATGAGCGACCTCTCCGGCCGCCGCGGCCGGCTGCTCGGCACCGAACAGACCGGCTCCGGACGGACGCTGATCCGCGCCGAGGTGCCCGAGTTCGAGATCGGCCGGTACGCCGTCGACCTCCG
This sequence is a window from Streptomyces rubradiris. Protein-coding genes within it:
- the ruvB gene encoding Holliday junction branch migration DNA helicase RuvB — translated: MNWDDTTGTPAEERLVGASADREDQAVEAALRPKDLGEFIGQEKVREQLDLVLRAARARGATADHVLLSGAPGLGKTTLSMIIAAEMGAPIRITSGPAIQHAGDLASILSSLQEGEVLFLDEIHRMSRPAEEMLYMAMEDFRVDVIVGKGPGATAIPLELPPFTLVGATTRAGLLPPPLRDRFGFTAHMEFYSPHELERVVHRSASLLDVGIEPDGAAEIAGRSRGTPRIANRLLRRVRDYAQVKADGLITRDIAAAALAVYEVDERGLDRLDRAVLQALLKLFGGGPVGLSTLAVAVGEERETVEEVAEPFLVREGLLARTPRGRIATPAAWAHLGLTPPQAPAAGNGQQDLFGA
- the ruvA gene encoding Holliday junction branch migration protein RuvA, which translates into the protein MIAFVSGTVAALAPDAAVVEVGGVGMAVQCTPNTLSALRVGRPARLHTSLVVREDSLTLYGFADDDERQVFELLQTASGVGPRLAQAMLAVHTPDALRRAVATGDEKALTAVPGIGKKGAQKLLLELKDRLGEPVGAPAVGAPAGQGWRDQLHAALIGLGYATREADEAVAAVAPQAEAAAGTPQVGPLLKAALQTLNRAR
- the ruvC gene encoding crossover junction endodeoxyribonuclease RuvC, which translates into the protein MRVLGVDPGLTRCGIGVVEGVAGRPLTMLGVGVVRTPADADLSHRLLAVERGIEEWLDEHRPEFVAVERVFSQHNVRTVMGTAQASAVAMLCAARRGIPVALHTPSEVKAAVTGSGRAEKAQVGAMVTRLLRLAAPPKPADAADALALAICHIWRAPAQSRLQQAVARHTVHATKGPTA
- a CDS encoding YebC/PmpR family DNA-binding transcriptional regulator: MSGHSKWATTKHKKAVIDAKRGKLFAKLIKNIEVAARMGGADPEGNPTLYDAIQKAKKSSVPNKNIDSAVKRGAGLEAGGADYETIMYEGYGPNGVAVLIECLTDNRNRAASEVRVAMTRNGGSMADPGSVSYLFNRKGVVIVPKGELTEDDVLGAVLDAGAEEVNDLGETFEVLSEPTDLVAVRTALQDAGIDYESAEANFVPTMQVELDEEGAKKIFKLIDALEDSDDVQNVFANFDVSDEIMEKVDA
- the pdxT gene encoding pyridoxal 5'-phosphate synthase glutaminase subunit PdxT, which produces MNTPVIGVLALQGDVREHLIALAAADAVARPVRRPEELAEVDGLVLPGGESTTISKLAVLFGVMEPLRARVRDGMPVYGTCAGLIMLADKILDPRSGQETIGGIDMIVRRNAFGRQNESFEASVDVKGITGDPVEGVFIRAPWVESVGAGAEVLAEHDGHIVAVRQGNALATSFHPELTGDHRVHSLFVDMVRGDRAAESL
- the pdxS gene encoding pyridoxal 5'-phosphate synthase lyase subunit PdxS, producing the protein MSTTENQAPETGTARVKRGMAEQLKGGVIMDVVTPEQAKIAEDAGAVAVMALERVPADIRKDGGVARMSDPDMIEGIIDAVSIPVMAKSRIGHFVEAQVLQSLGVDYIDESEVLTPADEVNHSDKWSFTTPFVCGATNLGEALRRIAEGAAMIRSKGEAGTGNVVEAVRHLRQIKGDIARLRGLDNHELYAAAKELRAPYELVKEVAELGKLPVVLFSAGGVATPADAALMRQLGAEGVFVGSGIFKSGDPAKRAAAIVKATTFYDDPKIIADASRNLGEAMVGINCDTLPETERYANRGW
- a CDS encoding glycosyltransferase family 4 protein, with product MRIGIVCPYSWDVPGGVQFHIRDLAEYFLRLGHHVSVLAPADDDTPLPPYVVSAGRAVPVPYNGSVARLNFGFLSAARVRRWLHEGAFDVVHIHEPTSPSLGLLTCWAASGPIVATFHTSNPRSRAMIAAYAILQAALEKISARIAVSEYARRTLVEHLGGDAVVIPNGVDVDFFAKAEPRPEWQGGTIGFIGRIDEPRKGLPVLMRALPGILAARPETRLLVAGRGDEEAAVADLPEELRPRVEFLGMISDQDKARLLRSVDLYVAPNTGGESFGIILVEAMSAGAPVLASDLDAFVQVLDQGEAGEVFANEDADALAEAAVRLLGDPARLAELRARGSAHVRRFDWSTVGADILSVYETVTAGAAAVATDERATGLRARFGLARD
- a CDS encoding phosphatidylinositol mannoside acyltransferase — protein: MSAADRFADALYGLGWSTVKKLPEPVAVRLGRTIADAAWKRRGKGVRRLEANYARVVPGASPERLAELSRAGMRSYLRYWMESFRLPAWSAERVKAGFVPKDLHHLTEGLAAGRGVVLALPHLANWDLAGAWVTTKLQTPFTTVAERLKPESLYDRFVAYREGLGMEVLPHSGGAAFGTLARRLRDGGLVCLVADRDLSASGVEVDFFGERARMPAGPALLAQHTGALLLPVTLWYDDSPVMRGRVHPPIEVPGSGTRAEKTSLMTQALADAFAAGIAEHPEDWHMLQRLWLADLDPAKGPS
- the pgsA gene encoding phosphatidylinositol phosphate synthase, whose protein sequence is MLNKYARAFFTRVLTPFAAFLIRRGVSPDTVTLIGTAGVVAGALVFYPRGEFFWGTVVITLFVFSDLVDGNMARQLGRSSRWGAFLDSTLDRVADGAIFGGFALWYAGRGDDNVLCAVSIFCLASGQVVSYTKARGESIGLPVAVNGLVERAERLVISLVAAGFAGLHKFGVPGIQWLLPIALWLVAAGSLVTLVQRVVTVRRESAEAEAAAGQAGGAAR
- a CDS encoding elongation factor G-like protein EF-G2 translates to MGDKAQTHHPGAAGRALTADRPTSVRNVVLVGHTGSGKTTLVEALALTAGAVNRAGRVEDGGTVSDYDDIEHRQQRSVQLSLVPVEWDGIKVNLLDTPGYADFVGELRAGLRAADAALFVVSASDGVDGSTRMVWEECAAVGMPRAIVITHLEAARANFEEMTRICAEAFGGDDPDAVLPLYLPLRGPEGPDGHAPVTGLVGLLSGKLFDYSTGERKESEPGEDQLPGIEEARNRLIEGIIAESEDETLMDRYLGGEQIDVKTLVQDLERAVARGSFHPVLAAAPAAEGARQGLGTVELLELVTGGFPTPFEHPMPRVTTIDGRPRELKPCDTDGPLVAEVVKTSSDPYVGRLSLVRVFSGTLRPDQPVHVSGHGLADRGHEDHDVDEKVGTLSMPFGKQQRPVTHAVAGDLVCVAKLGRAETGDTLSAKDDPLLMEPWQMPDPLLPVAIRAHSKADEDKLSQGLARLVAEDPTMRLEQNQDTHQVVLWCLGEAHADVALERLRGRYGVQVDVIPHKVSLRETFATKATGRGRHVKQSGGHGQYAICEIEVEPLPGGSGIEFVDKVVGGAVPRQFIPSVEKGVRAQAAKGVAAGYPLIDVRVTLVDGKAHSVDSSDAAFQTAGALALREAAADARIHLLEPVAEVTVLVGDAYVGAVMSDLSGRRGRLLGTEQTGSGRTLIRAEVPEFEIGRYAVDLRSLSHGTARFDRAYARHEPMPPQIAERVREQAGDEG